The genomic window CCCTACGCGGAGTACATCGCCAGCCACCCGAAGGAGGACCTGGTGCCCAACGAGGTGGTGGGTTTCATGGTCCAGGAGGGGCTGAGCGCCATTGGCGCCTGGCGCAGGCACCTGGGGCTGACCCAGGCGGAAGTCGCCAGGCGAATGGGCATCAGCCAGCCCGCCTATGCCCAGCAGGAAGCCGCGACCCGGCCGCGCAAACCGACGCGGGAAAAGGTCGCGAAGGCGCTGGGGATTCACGCCGACCTGCTGGATCTCTGAGCGGTCAGATCCAGCGATCATTCTCCGCCGTGCGTTCGCCGCCCTGGTCGCCGGTGTTCAGCACGCCGCGCGGTTCGATGAGCATCACCTGCACTTCGTGCTCGGCATAGGGCTTGTGCTCTACGCCGCGCGGCACCACGTACAGCTCGCCGGCGCGCAGGGTCAGCGGGCCGTCGCGGAAGTCGATGCGCAACTCGCCGTCGAGCACGATGAAGGTTTCGTCGGTGTCGGCGTGGCTGTGCCAGACGAAGTCGCCGTGCAGCTTCACGACCTTGAACTGGTAGTCGTTCATCTCGGCGATCACCCGCGGCTGCCAGGTGTCAGTGATGCGGCCGAGCTTGTCCTGCAGGTTGATCGGTTGGCGTTGGGTCACGGTGTGTTGCTCCTTGAAATCGGTCTGCCGACACTACGACCCGTCGGGCGAGCCATCTTGCAGGAACTTGCGCTTGGCTGTCGGTCGCCGCGGCGGGCTGGGCGGGGAAAAGCGCGCGACTATGCTCAGAGCATTGCGCTCGTTGCTGCTCGGAGATCGCCATGTCCACACCTTTTCCCGTTACCCGCCCCAGCGTCATTCCCTGCCTGCGCTACCGCGATGCGCCCCAGGCCATCGACTGGCTGTGCGCCACGTTCGGCTTCCAGCGGCAACTGGTGGTCGCCGATGACCACGGCGGTATCGCCCACGCGCAGTTGGCCCTGGCCGACGGCAGCGGGCTGGTGATGCTCGGCTCGCTGCACGACAACGAATACGGCCGGCTGATGCGCCAGCCCGACGAGATCGGCGGCTGCACCCAGAGCATCTACGTGGTGGTGAAAGACGCCGAAGTCGTGTATCGCGCGGCCGTCGACGCCGGCGCGCAGATCGTCATCGACATCAAGGACGAGGACTACGGCGGCCAGGGCTTCACCTGCCGCGACCCGGAAGGGCACATCTGGAGTTTCGGCACCTACGATCCCTGGCACTGAGGGCGCCCGCGCCGCGCCTGCAACATCCTGCCCAACCCCCGCGCTTGACGCTTTCCGCCAGCCGATGTTCAGATGCCTCCCGTTTCAGGTGCCCCCCGCCGCCGTGCGTGGGGTGAAACGGGAAGCCGGTGCGTCGCCTTCGTGCGATCAGTCCGGCGCTGCCCCCGCAACGGTAAGCGAGCGGAGCATCCACGAGGCCACTGTGCTCAGGCATGGGAAGGCGGATGTTCCACGACCCTCGCAAGCCCGGAGACCGGCCTGGAACCTGTTTGGCAAACCCGCGGTGGGCGGGCGTGAGCCGGTCCCCGGGCGCGCTCGTTCCGGGCCTCGCTGCGCCGCCTGCGAAATCCCGATTTCGAGGCGATCACCTTGCAACACTCTCCCGACCTGAACCGGCGCGCGCTGCGCTGGAGTCCCGTTCTGTTCCTCTGCACGCTCGGCTCGCCGCTCGCGGCGGCGCCACTGGACCTGGCCGACGAAGTCGTCAGCGCGCCATCGGTGGAATCCACCACGGTAGCCGACATGGCCCGCTACGGCAGCCGGCTTGAGGTCATCGACCGCCAGCAGATCGAACGCGCCGGCCCCGGCGCCGACCTCACCCGCGTGCTGCAGATGTATGTGCCCGGCCTGTTCGTCGCGCCGAAGAACGGCCCGTTCGATTACGGCACCTACTCGCTGCTGGGCGGACGCAACGACGACACGCTGATCCTGCTGGACGGTGTGCGCCTGAACAACCGCCTCTACGGCGGCATCTACCTCGATACCCTGCCGACCACCGCGGTGGAGCGCATCGAGGTGCTCAAGGGCGGCCAGGGCTTGCTGTTTGGCACGCAGGCGGTATCCGGGGTGATCAACATCATCACCCGCAGCGCGCGCAGCCGCGTGGCATCCGGGGAAGTGAACCTCGGCCTGGACACTTTCAAGGGCCGCAGCGGAGACGCCCGCGCCGAGCAGATCGTGCAGACCGGCCTGGGCGACCTCGGGCTGATGGCCTACGTCAGCCACAACCGCTCCGACGGCTACCAGCCGTACCGCGACCGCGACATGACCGACACGCTGAGCGACAAGCGCCGCTCCTACGACGTCAACGTGTTCGGCGCCAAGGCCATCCAGGCCATCGGTGAGGCCTCGCGGCTGGAGCTGTTCTACCAGAATGCCGACGCCGCGCTGGATTTCGCCCGGCCCACCGCCAACCGCCACACCCGCAACAACCGCGTGCAGCAGATCGCCACGGCGACCTTCCAGCAGCGCGTCGGCGACGACTTCAGCTGGTTCGCCAAGACCCACCTCAACGACTGGGACACCCGTTACGACCGCGTCTACAACCTGCAGGGCGGCGGCACCCAGGTGCTCAACCACAACGACTACTGGGGCTTCACCGACTGGGGCGCGCAGCTCGAAGGCAAGGCGACGCTGGCGGGCGGCCACGAACTGGTCCTGGGCAATGACAACCAGTGGTACAAGGGCCAGGACGATGTGCTGATCATCGACAACCAGCAGGCCGAGTCCCACGCGCTCTATGCCCAACTGCGGCCGAGCATCGCGGCGCTGCCCGACTGGCACCCGAGCCTGGGGGTGCGCCGCGAGGCGATCGCCGGCGGCGAGGGCGCCACCGTGTGGATGCTCACCTCGCTCTATGACCTCACCCGGCAGCTGAAGCTGCGCGGCCAGTTCGGCACCGCCTTCAAGCTGCCCACCGCCGAGCAGCTGTTCGTCAACGAACCGGGCGAGGAAGTCGGCAACCGCGACCTCAAGCCCGAGCGCAGCCGCAACGCCGAGCTGGGCCTGGACTACACCGGCGAGCTGTTCGACCAGCCGTGGAGCGGCAGCGTCACGCTGTTCCGCCGCGAGATCACCGACCTCATCACCCTCGCCGGCGACCAGTGGGTGAACGGCAACGGCGAGATCACCGTGCGCGGGGCCGAAGCCAGCGGCCAGTGGCAGCTCGGTCGGCGCTGGCAGCTCTGGGCCGACGCCACGCGCAACCTGGTGGACAGCCGCGAGGGCGTGGCGGTGAACAACATCCCGCAGTTCTTCGCCCGCCTGCGCCTGGGCTACGACGACAGCCAGTGGGGGGCGGGGCTTGCCACGCGCTATGTCGGCTCCATCGTCAGCGCCCAGGGGGATGACTACGGCCACTACACGGTGCTCGACGGCGACGCCTACCGCTACCTCGATGCCGCCCGCGCACACCGCCTGAGCCTGCTGCTGGAGAACCTGCTGGACCGCGACTACGCCACCGGCCGCACCAGCAACGGCCTCCGCCAGGTGGACAACCTTGGCCGGCCGCGCACGGCCGAGCTGCGCTACACCTTCAGCTTCTGATGAAGGCCATCCTGTTGGTCGGCCCGCTGGCCGGCGCCCAGGGCGAGCGCCTGCTCCGCGAGGTGTCGACGCGTCTGGCCGA from Pseudomonas sp. GCEP-101 includes these protein-coding regions:
- a CDS encoding helix-turn-helix domain-containing protein, encoding MSTRTNVQIINGPDGVPAFVVIPYAEYIASHPKEDLVPNEVVGFMVQEGLSAIGAWRRHLGLTQAEVARRMGISQPAYAQQEAATRPRKPTREKVAKALGIHADLLDL
- a CDS encoding VOC family protein, translated to MSTPFPVTRPSVIPCLRYRDAPQAIDWLCATFGFQRQLVVADDHGGIAHAQLALADGSGLVMLGSLHDNEYGRLMRQPDEIGGCTQSIYVVVKDAEVVYRAAVDAGAQIVIDIKDEDYGGQGFTCRDPEGHIWSFGTYDPWH
- a CDS encoding TonB-dependent receptor plug domain-containing protein, with amino-acid sequence MQHSPDLNRRALRWSPVLFLCTLGSPLAAAPLDLADEVVSAPSVESTTVADMARYGSRLEVIDRQQIERAGPGADLTRVLQMYVPGLFVAPKNGPFDYGTYSLLGGRNDDTLILLDGVRLNNRLYGGIYLDTLPTTAVERIEVLKGGQGLLFGTQAVSGVINIITRSARSRVASGEVNLGLDTFKGRSGDARAEQIVQTGLGDLGLMAYVSHNRSDGYQPYRDRDMTDTLSDKRRSYDVNVFGAKAIQAIGEASRLELFYQNADAALDFARPTANRHTRNNRVQQIATATFQQRVGDDFSWFAKTHLNDWDTRYDRVYNLQGGGTQVLNHNDYWGFTDWGAQLEGKATLAGGHELVLGNDNQWYKGQDDVLIIDNQQAESHALYAQLRPSIAALPDWHPSLGVRREAIAGGEGATVWMLTSLYDLTRQLKLRGQFGTAFKLPTAEQLFVNEPGEEVGNRDLKPERSRNAELGLDYTGELFDQPWSGSVTLFRREITDLITLAGDQWVNGNGEITVRGAEASGQWQLGRRWQLWADATRNLVDSREGVAVNNIPQFFARLRLGYDDSQWGAGLATRYVGSIVSAQGDDYGHYTVLDGDAYRYLDAARAHRLSLLLENLLDRDYATGRTSNGLRQVDNLGRPRTAELRYTFSF
- a CDS encoding cupin domain-containing protein translates to MTQRQPINLQDKLGRITDTWQPRVIAEMNDYQFKVVKLHGDFVWHSHADTDETFIVLDGELRIDFRDGPLTLRAGELYVVPRGVEHKPYAEHEVQVMLIEPRGVLNTGDQGGERTAENDRWI